Proteins encoded in a region of the uncultured Paludibaculum sp. genome:
- a CDS encoding FRG domain-containing protein codes for MSSSKTSKASRKAPRRSYLFEKVVDTWDDFLQLVSADPFRHWAFRGQRDANWPVWSTVSRELRSRHVAPRYWTSQEHRLIWIFQRKASGFLETMPAVADTPHWMALMQHHGAPTRLVDFTWSPYVAAFFALESSVDDAAVWAINAPQLGTWAYGPEFKQAPRPPSPQDVLNAIGIRGKNAVAVGEPYFKNRRVIAQSGTFVFPWDIERPVDEILATKEGIIAKFVLRGRGLRKRALEELYRMNITNATLFPDLDGLARSLAFELEYHYAYDPTEADS; via the coding sequence TTGAGCTCGTCCAAGACGTCGAAGGCATCGCGGAAAGCGCCTCGTCGATCCTATCTCTTCGAGAAGGTGGTCGACACATGGGATGACTTCCTGCAACTCGTTTCTGCCGATCCGTTTCGTCACTGGGCGTTCCGCGGCCAACGCGACGCCAACTGGCCGGTGTGGTCCACCGTCAGCCGCGAACTGCGCAGCCGTCACGTGGCGCCCCGCTACTGGACTTCGCAGGAGCATCGGTTGATCTGGATCTTTCAACGCAAGGCCAGCGGCTTCCTGGAGACAATGCCGGCCGTGGCCGACACGCCGCACTGGATGGCTCTGATGCAGCACCACGGAGCGCCGACGCGCCTGGTCGACTTCACCTGGTCACCCTATGTAGCCGCCTTTTTCGCTCTCGAGTCCAGTGTCGACGATGCGGCCGTGTGGGCCATCAATGCGCCTCAGCTCGGCACCTGGGCCTACGGTCCGGAATTCAAGCAGGCGCCCCGCCCGCCCAGCCCGCAGGATGTCCTCAACGCGATCGGCATACGCGGCAAGAACGCCGTAGCGGTCGGAGAGCCGTATTTCAAAAATCGCCGCGTAATCGCCCAATCAGGCACCTTTGTTTTCCCATGGGACATCGAGCGGCCGGTAGACGAAATTCTGGCAACGAAAGAAGGCATCATCGCCAAGTTCGTCCTCCGTGGCCGCGGCCTGCGGAAACGCGCGCTCGAAGAGCTCTATCGAATGAACATCACCAACGCCACGCTCTTTCCCGATCTCGATGGGCTGGCACGTTCCCTGGCCTTCGAGCTGGAATACCACTACGCATACGATCCCACGGAAGCCGATTCGTAG
- a CDS encoding (2Fe-2S)-binding protein has protein sequence MVQLSVNGVAHKFDGDPEMPLLWYLRDLLELSGTKYGCGAGLCGACTVHLNGQPVRSCITAMKDAAGKKITTIEGLSPDGKHPLQMAWQELNVMQCGYCQSGQIMQAAGLLKEKPKPTDADIDAYMTGNICRCGTYQRVRAAIKKAAGVKA, from the coding sequence ATGGTGCAACTAAGCGTGAATGGCGTCGCTCACAAATTTGACGGCGATCCGGAGATGCCGCTGCTGTGGTATCTGCGTGATCTGCTGGAGCTTTCGGGAACAAAGTATGGATGCGGAGCCGGCTTGTGCGGCGCCTGCACCGTGCATTTGAACGGTCAGCCCGTTCGCAGCTGCATCACGGCTATGAAGGATGCGGCCGGCAAAAAGATCACGACCATCGAAGGCTTGAGCCCGGACGGCAAGCATCCGCTGCAAATGGCGTGGCAGGAGCTGAACGTGATGCAGTGCGGGTACTGCCAGAGCGGCCAGATCATGCAGGCTGCCGGCTTGCTGAAGGAGAAGCCCAAGCCCACGGATGCCGACATCGATGCCTACATGACGGGCAACATCTGCCGCTGCGGAACCTACCAGCGTGTGCGCGCGGCCATCAAGAAGGCGGCGGGGGTGAAGGCATGA
- a CDS encoding molybdopterin cofactor-binding domain-containing protein — protein MSGVYRLDRREFLGSLFSAGALVLAAPLAVDGATPAFMPTVYLGLEPDGTVVIVAHRSEMGTGIRTSLPMVAADELGADWKRVRIDQALGDEKYGSQNTDGSCSIRDFYDALRSAGATARMMLERAAAAQWQVPLGECSAVNHDIVHRPSGRKAGFGTLVGAAAKQPVPGKDELKFKPEAEFRYIGKGVPIADQNDIVRGKGTFGYDAKMPGMLYASIERPPVVGGGVKSMDATEAKAVRGVKDAIVLPTFQKPYGYKQLGGVAVLADNTWAAMEGRKKLKVEWTGGENETFDSDAFRQKMSATVRSPQKSVRNKGDVDKALASAHKTHEAEYYVPLLSHAPMEPPAAVAEFKDGKVTTWAATQNPQAVQEGVAEALGIPKTDVICHVTLLGGGFGRKSKPDYVVEAALLSKQAGRPVKVSWTRQDDIKFDYYHACASVYMKAGLNEQGRPDAWLQRVAAPSLMNLYQKDVIELSPLELGLGFIDVPFDIANLRVENGPAAAHVRIGWLRSVNNIQHAFAIHSFVDELAHLAGRDTVDYAMDLIGPARHVDFSGQGFEHFNYGQKEDKFPLDTGRLRRVIEVAAEKSGWSKNKSAPGHAWGFAAHRSFLCYVATVVEVAVDKDGKLTIPTVHYAIDPGQVIHPDRVISQFQGAAVFGSSAALMGEITATGGRVKQANFNNYPVARINEGPQQVHVHIVPSKEPPGGVGEPGVPTVAPALANAIFAATGKRIRELPLKKTKLV, from the coding sequence ATGAGCGGCGTATATCGGTTGGATCGACGCGAGTTCCTCGGCAGTCTCTTTTCGGCGGGCGCCCTGGTGCTGGCGGCGCCCCTGGCTGTGGACGGGGCCACGCCCGCTTTCATGCCCACCGTGTATCTGGGTCTGGAGCCGGATGGCACGGTGGTGATTGTCGCCCACCGTTCCGAGATGGGCACCGGCATACGGACCTCGTTGCCGATGGTGGCCGCCGATGAACTGGGCGCGGACTGGAAGCGGGTCCGCATCGACCAGGCCCTGGGTGACGAGAAGTACGGCTCGCAGAATACCGACGGGTCGTGCTCGATCCGCGACTTCTACGACGCCCTCCGCTCGGCCGGTGCCACCGCGCGCATGATGTTGGAGCGCGCGGCCGCGGCACAGTGGCAGGTGCCGCTGGGCGAATGCTCCGCCGTAAATCACGACATCGTCCACCGGCCTTCGGGCCGGAAGGCCGGTTTCGGCACCTTGGTCGGCGCAGCAGCGAAACAGCCCGTTCCAGGCAAAGACGAACTCAAGTTCAAGCCGGAGGCGGAGTTCCGGTACATCGGCAAGGGTGTGCCGATCGCCGACCAGAACGACATCGTGCGGGGCAAAGGCACGTTTGGCTACGACGCAAAGATGCCGGGGATGCTGTATGCGTCCATCGAGCGGCCACCGGTGGTGGGCGGCGGCGTGAAGAGCATGGACGCCACGGAGGCCAAGGCCGTGCGTGGTGTGAAGGATGCCATCGTCCTGCCGACCTTTCAGAAGCCCTATGGCTACAAGCAACTGGGCGGCGTCGCCGTCCTGGCCGACAACACGTGGGCCGCGATGGAGGGCCGTAAGAAGCTCAAGGTGGAGTGGACCGGTGGTGAGAACGAGACGTTTGACTCCGACGCATTCCGACAGAAGATGAGCGCGACGGTGCGGTCGCCGCAGAAGTCGGTGCGCAACAAGGGCGATGTCGACAAGGCTCTGGCCTCGGCCCACAAGACGCACGAGGCGGAGTACTACGTGCCGTTGTTGTCCCACGCTCCGATGGAACCTCCGGCCGCGGTGGCGGAGTTCAAGGACGGCAAGGTAACGACTTGGGCGGCCACGCAGAATCCGCAGGCAGTACAGGAAGGGGTGGCCGAGGCGCTGGGCATCCCGAAGACGGATGTCATCTGCCACGTGACGCTGCTGGGCGGCGGGTTTGGCCGCAAGTCCAAGCCGGATTACGTGGTGGAAGCGGCGCTGTTGTCGAAGCAGGCGGGCCGGCCGGTGAAGGTGAGTTGGACGAGGCAGGACGACATCAAGTTCGACTACTACCACGCCTGTGCCTCTGTGTACATGAAGGCCGGCCTGAATGAGCAGGGGCGCCCGGACGCGTGGCTGCAGCGTGTAGCCGCACCTTCTCTGATGAACCTCTATCAGAAGGACGTGATCGAACTTAGTCCGCTGGAGCTGGGCCTGGGCTTCATTGACGTGCCGTTCGACATCGCTAATCTGCGCGTTGAGAATGGCCCGGCCGCGGCGCATGTGCGTATCGGCTGGCTGCGATCCGTCAACAACATCCAGCATGCGTTCGCCATCCACTCCTTCGTGGACGAGTTGGCGCATCTGGCGGGCCGCGACACGGTGGACTACGCCATGGATCTGATTGGTCCAGCGCGTCACGTGGACTTCTCGGGGCAGGGATTTGAGCACTTCAACTATGGACAGAAAGAAGACAAGTTCCCGTTGGACACGGGCCGCCTGCGGCGTGTGATCGAGGTGGCAGCGGAGAAGTCGGGTTGGAGTAAGAACAAATCCGCGCCCGGGCACGCTTGGGGCTTCGCCGCGCATCGAAGCTTTCTCTGTTATGTGGCGACGGTGGTGGAGGTTGCCGTGGACAAGGATGGGAAGTTGACGATTCCCACTGTCCACTACGCGATCGATCCCGGCCAGGTGATCCATCCGGACCGGGTGATCTCTCAGTTCCAGGGGGCTGCCGTCTTTGGCAGCAGTGCCGCTCTGATGGGTGAGATTACGGCGACGGGCGGCCGGGTGAAGCAGGCGAACTTCAACAACTATCCGGTTGCGCGCATCAACGAGGGGCCGCAGCAGGTGCATGTCCACATCGTGCCGAGTAAGGAGCCGCCCGGCGGCGTGGGAGAGCCTGGAGTGCCCACTGTCGCCCCGGCGTTGGCCAACGCCATCTTCGCGGCGACGGGCAAGCGGATTCGTGAGCTGCCTCTGAAGAAGACAAAGTTGGTTTAG
- the rtcA gene encoding RNA 3'-terminal phosphate cyclase — MTRIDGSMGEGGGQVLRTALSLSLITGRPFQIDNIRAGRQKPGLLRQHLAAVLAATEVGAAQVEGASLGSRCITFAPGRVRAGDYHFAVGSAGSGTLVFQTVLPALMMADGPSTVEIEGGTHNDAAPPFHFLARAFTPLVRRMGSDIQLTLERYGFYPAGGGRFRATIQPVQHLAPLHLEHRGETASRRVIAILANLPRRIAEREVATAASLLAWGPDAHVIESTSESGGPGNVVLVEIESTQVTGIFTAFGQKGVSAERVAQIAATEAREYLASQAAVCQHLADQLLLPMALAGAGSFTTVNVNRHAWTNMAVIQQFLPVRFETSEGRGYTKVEVATGPE; from the coding sequence ATGACTCGCATAGATGGATCGATGGGCGAAGGCGGCGGGCAGGTTCTGCGCACGGCGCTGAGCCTCTCGCTGATCACAGGCCGGCCGTTCCAGATCGACAATATCCGCGCGGGCCGCCAGAAGCCCGGCTTGCTACGCCAGCACCTGGCTGCGGTGCTGGCCGCAACCGAGGTCGGCGCTGCACAGGTGGAGGGTGCATCGCTGGGTTCCCGATGCATCACCTTTGCGCCTGGCAGAGTGCGCGCGGGCGACTATCACTTTGCCGTCGGCTCCGCGGGCAGCGGAACGCTGGTGTTCCAGACAGTCCTGCCTGCGTTGATGATGGCCGACGGCCCGAGTACGGTGGAGATCGAGGGCGGAACCCACAATGACGCGGCGCCCCCGTTCCATTTCCTGGCGCGCGCCTTCACACCATTGGTGCGGCGCATGGGGTCGGACATCCAGCTAACCCTCGAACGCTACGGCTTCTATCCAGCCGGTGGCGGGCGCTTTCGTGCGACGATCCAGCCCGTTCAGCATCTCGCGCCTCTCCATCTGGAGCACCGGGGCGAGACCGCATCGCGGCGGGTGATCGCCATTTTGGCAAACCTGCCTCGCCGCATCGCGGAGCGCGAAGTAGCGACCGCCGCCAGCCTGTTGGCTTGGGGACCGGACGCCCACGTCATCGAGTCAACCTCCGAGTCCGGCGGACCTGGCAACGTGGTCCTGGTGGAGATCGAAAGCACACAGGTCACCGGCATCTTCACGGCATTCGGCCAGAAGGGTGTCAGTGCCGAGCGGGTTGCCCAGATCGCCGCGACGGAAGCCCGTGAATACCTGGCGTCGCAGGCAGCGGTGTGCCAACATCTCGCGGACCAGTTGCTTCTACCGATGGCCCTCGCGGGTGCCGGATCATTCACAACAGTGAACGTGAACAGGCATGCGTGGACAAACATGGCTGTCATCCAGCAGTTCTTGCCAGTCCGTTTCGAAACCAGTGAGGGACGTGGCTACACGAAGGTGGAGGTAGCAACCGGACCGGAATAG
- a CDS encoding RtcB family protein produces MPELTGYNVITSGTGVPVKAWTKGVQLEDQARQQLINAAQLPFIYKWIAAMPDVHWGVGATVGSVIPTKGAIIPAAVGVDIGCGMMAVQTDLTANQLPDNLKGIRSAIEAAVPHGRTNHGGAGDRGAWGEIPERNQLAWKSDLKDRYDAIMAKHPKLDRGNHANHLGTLGTGNHFIEVCLDEDGHVWFMLHSGSRGVGNRMGSYFIELARKDMRRFYINLPDIDLAYFPEHTDHFNDYVEAVEWAQDYARHNRDLMMEQIIGALRDSGQLPPFSAKVQAINCHHNYVARESHYGENVLVTRKGAVRAREGDMGIIPGSMGACSYIVRGKGNAESFHSCSHGAGRAMSRNEARRQFSLEDHIRMTEGVECRKDKEVIDETPAAYKPIDAVMAAQTDLVSIVHTLRQVVCVKG; encoded by the coding sequence ATGCCGGAATTGACGGGCTACAACGTAATTACGTCCGGGACCGGTGTCCCGGTCAAAGCCTGGACCAAGGGCGTCCAGTTGGAGGACCAGGCGCGCCAGCAGCTGATCAACGCGGCACAACTGCCGTTCATCTACAAGTGGATCGCGGCCATGCCCGACGTGCATTGGGGCGTGGGCGCCACCGTGGGCAGCGTCATCCCAACCAAGGGCGCCATCATCCCCGCCGCCGTTGGCGTCGACATCGGCTGCGGCATGATGGCCGTGCAGACCGACCTGACCGCCAACCAGTTGCCCGACAACCTGAAAGGGATCCGGTCCGCCATCGAGGCAGCCGTCCCGCACGGCCGTACCAACCATGGCGGCGCGGGCGATCGCGGAGCATGGGGCGAGATTCCCGAGCGGAATCAGCTCGCCTGGAAGAGTGACTTGAAGGATCGCTATGACGCGATTATGGCCAAGCATCCGAAGCTCGATCGCGGCAATCACGCCAACCATCTGGGCACGCTGGGCACCGGCAATCACTTCATCGAGGTCTGCCTCGATGAGGACGGCCATGTCTGGTTCATGTTGCACAGCGGTTCGCGCGGCGTGGGCAACCGGATGGGCAGCTACTTCATTGAGCTGGCCCGCAAAGACATGCGGAGGTTCTACATCAACCTTCCGGACATCGATCTGGCATACTTTCCCGAGCACACCGACCATTTCAACGACTACGTGGAAGCCGTCGAGTGGGCGCAGGACTATGCCCGCCACAACCGTGACCTGATGATGGAACAGATCATCGGAGCACTGCGCGACTCCGGCCAACTGCCGCCGTTCAGCGCAAAGGTGCAGGCGATCAACTGCCACCACAACTACGTGGCGCGGGAATCGCATTACGGCGAGAACGTGCTGGTGACCCGCAAAGGCGCCGTACGTGCCCGCGAGGGCGATATGGGCATCATCCCCGGCAGCATGGGGGCGTGCTCGTATATCGTCCGCGGCAAGGGCAACGCGGAGAGCTTCCACAGTTGCAGCCATGGCGCCGGACGCGCGATGTCCCGCAACGAAGCGCGGCGCCAGTTCTCGCTGGAGGACCACATCCGCATGACCGAGGGCGTGGAGTGCCGCAAAGACAAGGAGGTGATCGATGAGACACCCGCGGCCTATAAGCCGATCGACGCAGTGATGGCCGCACAGACGGACCTCGTGTCCATCGTGCACACGTTGCGTCAGGTCGTTTGTGTGAAGGGATGA
- the nadS gene encoding NadS family protein — protein MKAEMFDELLGSIREGGAILRGQTQPSRRFVVEAADVRAIRERTKLSQSEFADLIGVSVKTLQNWEQDRRRPTGPAAALLRIIAQEPKLAIQAIHHT, from the coding sequence ATGAAAGCTGAAATGTTTGACGAGTTGCTGGGCAGCATCCGCGAAGGCGGGGCTATCCTGCGCGGACAGACCCAACCCTCGCGCCGATTCGTAGTCGAGGCTGCGGACGTGCGAGCCATCCGCGAACGGACCAAGCTCTCGCAATCCGAATTCGCTGACCTCATCGGAGTAAGCGTGAAGACTCTTCAGAACTGGGAGCAGGATCGGCGCCGCCCCACCGGACCGGCGGCCGCCTTGCTCCGAATCATCGCACAAGAGCCCAAACTGGCAATCCAAGCGATTCACCACACCTGA
- a CDS encoding type II toxin-antitoxin system RelE/ParE family toxin produces the protein MLSDEEYRRFQAALAVNPSMGPLIRGGGGIRKVRVAMQKRGKRGGARVIYYLAVRKNLILLLYAYPKNVAETLTTKQTEELARAVKGEFGYES, from the coding sequence ATGCTCAGCGACGAGGAGTACCGGCGCTTTCAGGCGGCGTTAGCGGTCAACCCATCCATGGGCCCGTTGATCCGCGGTGGCGGTGGCATTCGAAAGGTCCGGGTAGCGATGCAGAAACGCGGAAAGCGTGGAGGCGCTCGGGTGATCTACTACTTGGCAGTTCGGAAGAACCTGATCCTATTGCTCTATGCCTACCCGAAAAATGTTGCGGAAACCCTAACGACGAAACAAACCGAGGAATTGGCCAGGGCTGTCAAAGGAGAATTCGGATATGAAAGCTGA
- a CDS encoding alpha/beta hydrolase — protein sequence MRFALLLSLLCATAFAQAPKTELLWPDGAPGALGTEDVDKPSLTAYLAPNANGAAVLVCPGGGYAHLSMEKEGSDIANWFNSFGVSAFVLKYRLGPRYHHPAMIDDARRGITIIRTRAKEFGVDPNKIGVMGFSAGGHLAATLSTHFRDGERPDFSMLVYPVISFTTRYTHSGSMFNLLGNPPDPTLTWDLSNELKVTAQTPPTFLFHTSGDTTVPAENSILYYMALRSAGVPAELHIYQNGPHGVGLAKQDPVLSSWPGRLKDWMMVRGLIPTPAK from the coding sequence ATGAGATTCGCACTTCTACTCTCTCTTCTCTGCGCCACAGCTTTCGCTCAGGCACCAAAGACGGAACTCCTCTGGCCGGACGGGGCCCCGGGCGCCCTGGGCACCGAGGACGTCGACAAACCCTCGTTGACCGCCTACCTCGCGCCGAACGCCAACGGCGCGGCGGTACTGGTCTGTCCCGGCGGCGGATATGCCCACCTCTCCATGGAGAAGGAAGGCTCCGATATTGCCAATTGGTTCAACTCGTTCGGCGTCTCCGCCTTCGTCCTCAAGTACCGGCTTGGACCCCGCTATCATCATCCGGCCATGATCGACGACGCCCGCCGCGGCATCACCATCATCCGTACCCGCGCCAAGGAGTTCGGCGTCGATCCAAACAAGATCGGTGTAATGGGCTTCTCCGCGGGCGGCCACCTGGCAGCCACTTTGTCCACGCACTTTCGCGACGGCGAGCGGCCCGATTTCTCGATGCTCGTTTATCCTGTGATCTCGTTCACCACCCGCTACACCCACAGCGGCTCCATGTTCAACCTGTTGGGCAATCCGCCCGACCCGACACTCACCTGGGATCTCTCCAACGAACTCAAGGTGACGGCGCAAACTCCGCCCACCTTCCTGTTCCACACCAGCGGCGACACCACAGTGCCGGCCGAGAACAGCATTCTCTACTACATGGCCCTCCGCTCCGCCGGTGTTCCGGCGGAATTGCACATCTATCAGAACGGTCCGCACGGCGTAGGCTTAGCGAAGCAGGATCCGGTTCTGTCTTCCTGGCCCGGCCGCCTCAAGGATTGGATGATGGTGCGGGGCTTGATTCCCACGCCCGCGAAGTAG
- a CDS encoding LD-carboxypeptidase gives MRRRSFLGALPVAAAAAPAPLTLIRPKVLKPGDTVGLITPSTYVSDPDRLLLARRTIEYFGLKAKFGQAVGKRDGYLGGPIQDRVADIHRMFEDPEVNAIFCVRGGYGAAMLLDRLDYDLIRRHPKIFLGYSDITALHLGIHRKCGLVTFHGPVTLSRFTDFTQANFRKALFDARPIGKLTNPPESNTLRPRHFTRTMKGGKASGPLVGGNLSLICSTMGTPFEIETEGKILFIEDVDEQPYSMDRMLTHLRLAGKFNGIKGLVIGECADCVPRDFKPSFDSTFSLGEVLDNILGDLKVPVVTGLTIGHTDDQLTLPLGVAATLDADEASLTIDEPALTE, from the coding sequence ATGAGAAGACGCTCCTTTCTCGGGGCACTGCCGGTCGCCGCGGCGGCTGCCCCCGCTCCCTTGACGCTCATTCGGCCCAAGGTACTGAAGCCCGGCGACACGGTCGGCCTCATCACACCATCTACATACGTCTCCGACCCCGATCGCCTGCTGCTGGCGCGACGCACCATCGAGTACTTTGGGCTCAAAGCGAAATTCGGACAGGCTGTCGGCAAGCGTGACGGCTATCTAGGCGGCCCCATTCAGGACCGTGTCGCGGACATCCACCGCATGTTCGAGGACCCCGAAGTCAACGCGATCTTCTGCGTCCGCGGCGGCTATGGCGCGGCCATGCTGCTCGACCGGCTCGACTACGATCTCATTCGTCGTCATCCGAAGATCTTTCTGGGCTACAGCGACATCACCGCTTTACACCTCGGCATCCACCGCAAATGCGGGCTGGTGACCTTCCACGGCCCCGTGACCCTGTCGCGATTTACAGACTTTACACAGGCCAATTTCCGCAAGGCCCTCTTCGACGCCCGGCCCATCGGCAAGCTCACCAACCCGCCCGAGAGCAACACGCTACGCCCGCGCCACTTCACCCGAACCATGAAGGGTGGCAAGGCAAGCGGGCCCCTGGTGGGCGGCAATCTCTCGCTGATCTGCTCCACCATGGGCACGCCCTTCGAGATCGAAACCGAGGGCAAGATCCTCTTCATCGAGGATGTTGATGAGCAGCCTTACAGCATGGATCGCATGTTGACGCACCTGCGCCTGGCCGGCAAGTTCAACGGGATCAAAGGCCTTGTTATCGGCGAGTGCGCCGATTGTGTACCCCGCGACTTCAAGCCATCCTTCGACTCCACCTTCTCTTTGGGCGAAGTTCTGGATAACATCCTCGGAGACTTGAAGGTCCCGGTGGTGACGGGCCTCACTATCGGACACACCGACGATCAACTCACACTGCCGCTGGGCGTCGCCGCCACCCTCGATGCCGACGAAGCCAGCCTGACGATCGATGAACCAGCTCTGACCGAATAG